Proteins found in one Brassica napus cultivar Da-Ae chromosome A2 unlocalized genomic scaffold, Da-Ae chrA02_Random_31, whole genome shotgun sequence genomic segment:
- the LOC106385991 gene encoding indole glucosinolate O-methyltransferase 1-like, producing MSNHLQDPLPNYPKPVLTEEEQEIDEKMVSLQAESIVNTVAFPMVLKAALELGVIDKIAAAGNNMWLSPYEIARSLPNKPTNPEAPVLLDRMLRLLVSHSILKCRMIECKENGRTGNMEMVYATEPVCKYFLKDSDGSGSLGSLFMLLHTEVFFKTWTNLKDVILEGRDAFSSAHGMQIFEYINSDRQFAEVFDRAMSEPSIMILKKVLEVYKGFEDVNTLVDVGGGSGTTLGLVTSKYPHIKGVNFDLPQVLTNAPSYPGVEHVSGDMFIEVPKGDAIFMKWILHDWSDELCIKLLKNCWKSLPENGKVIIVDLITPTKPKSGDFSSNYMFGMDMLMLTQCSGGKERSFSQLENLAFGSGFLRCEVVCGVHSYSVIEFHK from the exons ATGTCAAACCATCTTCAAGACCCCTTACCCAATTACCCTAAGCCGGTTTTAACCGAAGAAGAGCAAGAAATCGACGAGAAAATGGTGAGCTTGCAAGCAGAGAGTATCGTCAACACCGTGGCTTTCCCCATGGTTCTCAAAGCTGCCTTGGAGCTTGGCGTCATTGACAAGATCGCTGCAGCAGGCAACAACATGTGGCTCTCACCGTATGAGATAGCCCGTAGTCTCCCTAACAAACCCACCAACCCGGAGGCGCCAGTGTTGCTTGACCGGATGCTGCGGTTACTCGTCAGCCACTCGATCTTGAAGTGCCGTATGATAGAATGTAAAGAAAACGGCCGAACCGGAAATATGGAGATGGTATATGCAACCGAACCGGTTTGCAAGTACTTCTTGAAAGATAGTGATGGTTCTGGTTCTCTTGGTTCTCTGTTTATGTTGCTCCACACCGAAGTGTTTTTCAAGACTTG GACAAACCTTAAAGATGTGATACTAGAAGGAAGAGATGCATTTAGCTCTGCCCACGGAATGCAAATTTTTGAATACATTAATTCAGATAGACAATTTGCTGAAGTGTTTGATCGTGCCATGTCAGAACCTTCCATCATGATTTTGAAGAAGGTTCTAGAAGTTTACAAAGGATTTGAAGACGTTAACACTTTGGTGGATGTTGGAGGAGGAAGTGGCACTACATTAGGTCTAGTCACTTCCAAGTATCCTCATATTAAGGGAGTTAATTTTGACTTACCTCAGGTTTTAACCAATGCTCCATCTTATCCAG GAGTGGAGCATGTCTCTGGAGACATGTTTATAGAAGTTCCAAAAGGAGATGCAATATTTATGAaa TGGATACTACATGATTGGTCGGACGAGCTTTGTATAAAGCTTCTAAAAAATTGTTGGAAGAGCCTACCGGAAAATGGAAAAGTGATCATTGTAGATTTGATTACACCAACAAAACCAAAGAGTGGTGACTTTTCCTCTAACTATATGTTTGGTATGGACATGTTGATGCTAACACAATGCTCAGGTGGTAAAGAGAGATCGTTTTCGCAGTTGGAGAATTTAGCATTTGGTTCAGGTTTTCTTCGGTGTGAAGTTGTTTGTGGTGTCCATTCATATTCTGTTATCGAATTCCACAAATAG